The Priestia koreensis genomic interval CCTCTTTCATTTATCGGTTCGATGATCGGCGCATGGATTGTACATTTAATGAACCCCGAAGTGTTAAAACCGCTTATGCTTGTTATGCTGGTAGCTGTCGCCGTTTATACGATTATCAAAAAAGACTGGGGGAGTATCTCAGCTCCGAAGCAGCTATCTACTTTCTATGTTCTTTTATTTACCTTCTTACTTTTCCTTATTGGCTTTTACGATGGGTTTTTAGGACCTGGAACAGGATCTTTTTTAATCTTTGCTTTTTTGCTTGTTGGATTTGATTTTCTAAAAGCAGCGGGCAATGCAAAGTTTCTGAATTTTTCAAGTAATATTGCAGGTCTGCTAATGTTCATGTATTTAGGACAGGTGAATTATACATACGGTCTTATTATGGGAGTCGCACAAATTGTCGGCTCAATTGTCGGCTCTAGATTTGCCATTAAAAGGGGAAGTGGCTACGTTCGTACGTTATTTATCATTGTGACGGTCGTGTTATTTGCTAAAAATATTTATGATTACTTGTACTAAGTGCGTGAGCTTCGTAGTGTGCTAGAAAAGGAGATAATTTAGGAAAAAGATTCATATATAAAAGAGAATCGCCTAACGAATGGTACAGAAGGGAGTAGCAGAATGAAACACGATCAACATTCTTCTCATGATATACCTCAGCCAATTCGAAAAGACGGAGCAGGTGCAACAGATTTTGGTCCTCGTGATGTGATGCGAGACATGGAAAATCCGGATATGTTTGTCCCACCTGAAACGGATGAAGGGTTAATTCCTAATTTGAAATTTTCGTTTTCTGATACGCACATGCATTTAAATCAAGGCGGCTGGTCTCGTGAAGTGACGGCAAGAGAGCTTCCGATTTCGACTACGCTTGCGGCTGTGAACATGCGCTTAACGCCTGGTGGGGTTCGTGAGTTGCATTGGCACAAGCAGTCGGAATGGGCGTACATGATTTTAGGTCGGGCCCGCATCACGTCTGTTGACCAAGATGGACGAAATTTTATCGAGGATGTGGAGGCAGGAGATCTATGGTTTTTCCCAGCTGGCATTCCTCACTCCATTCAAGGGTTAGAAGAGGGCTGTGAGTTCCTCCTTATATTTGATGACGGCCAGTTTTCTGAGTTTGACACGTTCTCCATTACGGATTGGTTTGCGCATACCCCAAAAGACGTCTTAGCGGCAAATTTTGGGGTTCCAGAAAGTGCATTTGCTTCTCTTCCAAAAAAAGAGCGCTATATTTTTCAATCAACGGTCCCAGGGGCCATTGACAGCCAAAAAGTATCTGATCCTTATGGAACTGTTCCAAAAAGCTTTACGTATCGACTTCTCGCGCAAAAACCGCTTGTATTCTCGGGAGGAACGGTTCGAATTGTCGATTCCAAAAACTTTCCCATTTCCACCACTACAGCCGCCGCGTTGGTAGAAATAAAGCCTGGAGGAATTAGAGAGCTTCACTGGCATCCAAACAATGATGAATGGCAGTATTATTTAACGGGAACCGCTCGTATGACCGTCTTTGCGGCGAACGGATCAGCACGCACGTTCAATTATCGGGCCGGAGACGTTGGGTACGTTCCGTTTGCGATGGGACATTATGTTCAAAATACAGGCAAAGAAAGCGTTTGGTTTTTAGAGGTGTTCAAAAGCGATCGTTTTGAAGACATTTCACTTAACCAGTGGATGGCGCTTACACCGAAAGAACTTGTTCAAGAACATTTACACGCAAGTCCAGAGCTTATGAGAGCACTCCGTAAAGAAAAATGGCCTGTTGTAAAGGAGAATGACAAGCTTCTTTAATAAATATTTATTTTATTGTATAATAATGGTAATGGAGATTCTAGCTGTAAAGGAGCTTACAAACATGTTCGTTTTCAACATTATCCCGCTACTCATTTATTTAATTCCCATTGTTTTTATCGCTTGGTTTTTAGTGAAATTTCTTAAGGCACAGCAGGAACGCAACGTTTTGTTAAAGAGAATTTCGGAAAAGCTAGATAGGCTTGACGGATAGACGAGGATTTCTCGTCTTTTTTGTTTTTATTAAAAAGCATTACGCTAAAGTGTAAGATTGCTATAATACGAGACATACAGTGGAAACGAGAGAAGGGGTAAAAATGACAAAAGTAGATATATACACGATGTGTTTAGTGCAAGACGGTGATCATGTGTTGCTCATCAATCGTCCAAGTGAGCGAGGGTTTCCGGGTTATATTGGACCAGGAGGTAAAGTGGATTTCCCAGAAAGCCCAGCAGAGGCAGCTATTCGCGAGGTTTTTGAAGAGACAGGACTTAAAGTGCAAAAGCTTATATACAAGGGATTAGACGAATACGTGGACCCTAGTAAAGATTACCGGTATATGGTGTTTAATTATATAGCAACGTCATTCCAAGGGGAGCTTCTTCAAAATCCTCCTGAAGGTGAATTACACTGGGTGCCGATTGAGGAAGCGAAACATTTGCCAATGCAGGATTGGTTTAAGAAACGATTTCCGCTCTTTTTTAACGAAGGAACGTTTGAAGTCCATGTCGAATGGAGTGAAGAAAAGCAAGCGCCAGTGAAGGAGCTTATTCAGCAACTGTAAATACATAGGTAATTTAACGAATACCAGACAGTTCGTATAAAGGGGAGATCATCGTGAAAATTAAACATTTAGCAATTGGAACGGCTAAAAGCTTTACGTGTGCGGATGGAAAAGAAATCAAAACCGGTATATGCAAGGAGCGTGTATCAACAAGCTTTCTAGCAAAAGAGGGGTTTAAAGGGGACGGAGTAGCAGATTTAAAGCATCACGGAGGGGCTGACCGAGCTGTTTGTGTCTATCCATTTGAGCATTATGAACAGTGGCAGACCGAATTTTCAACAACGCTTGCTCCTACAGCGTTTGGAGAAAATATAACGGTCACAAATATGCTCGAAAAAGACATCCACATTGGAGATATATTTCAAATAGGGGATGCGATCGTTCAAGTAACGCAGCCACGCATCCCGTGTTCAACCATTACGAAGCGAACAAACGTAGACGGATTGCTAAAACGAATCGTTGAAACAGGGTACACAGGTTACTTGTGTCGGGTGTTGCAAGCAGGCGAAATTTCAGAAGATGCGACGATTCAGCTCGTACAAGCTCATCCCGCTAAAATATCTGTCGCTTATTGCAACGACATCTATTTTCACCAGCCTAAGAATACAGAAGGAATGGAGAAAATTCTAGCTGTAGGAGAGCTTGCGGAGAAATGGAGAAAGCCGGTAGCCGATCGTTTGGACAAGCTTCGAATTTCGATTTTGTAAAACGAGTGGAGAAATCAAAAAGAGTGATTGATCATTAGTGAACATTGAAAAGATAGGGAGTCTATTAAAAGGCTAGATACACAAGGCTGCTATGAATTAGATTTCGGTTATACCATTCTTCTATAAAACGAAGAAAATATGTTAATGATTGCTGGTTAATGACTTTAAATTGAACGCTTAATAAAAGTGTAAGAGTACGATAATGGCTATTTTCGCACTCTTACACTTTTATCTCTTCATTCACTCAAAATAAACACCATAGAACAAGCGTTGTTGCAAGATTATCAGCAACAGCGCTTGTTTTAATTAATTATCTATCCTAACCGTTTTGCTAATGGCACTCAATACCAGTTCAACAAACGCCTCTACTGCGGGAGATAACCATTTTTTCTTTTTTATAAGCATATGCGAATAAATGGATTCAAATTGTTCTGAATGTCTGAGGATTTTTAACTTACCACTAGTAACTTCGTCTTTCACTGTAATATAAGGCAAAGCAGAAAATCCAAGTCCACTCATAACAAGTTGCTTAATGGCTTCTATACTCCATAAATCCATTGTTTGAAAGCTTTCAATGTCATGTTTCAAAAGATGCTTTTCAAACATTGTACGATAACTACACCCTTCTTCATTTGTTATAAAAAAATAATTGGCGTTATTTTTTCTATATTCATCAAAATCATTAGGGCCATCCTTACTGCCTACAAGAACGATTTCTTCTTCAACTAAAGAATAATGAATACATTTTTCTAGGTTTAATTGAGGGTATACCATTAAGGCTACATCAACTCGTCCACTTATTAAATCAACTTGATTTTGCCCGCATGTCCCGTTTTTTACTACTATTTTCACATGGGGATACCGTAAAGAATACTCCTTTAATATGGGACCCAACCTCGAGATGGTTAGAGATTCTGGTGCAGCTATCGTTAGTACTCCCTTAACTTCGTGAATACTTTTCATATTTTTAATCTGCTCATGAGTGGAAAGTAAATCTTCTGATAAGGGGATTAATTCCCTACCTAAATGAGTTAGGTTTAGATTTCGTTTTACGTAGCTAAAAAGCTCTCCGCCAATCTCGTGTTCAAGTGCCTGTATATGAGAGGTGATCGTAGATTGAGTATATCCCAATTTTGAAGCAGCGCCTGTATAGCTACCTATCTCTACGATAGTTTGAAACGTTATGAGATGTCTAATTTCCACTTCATCACTCCTTAATGTGAATTATCCATCGAAAAAAATGATAATGATTTTAGTGATTTCGATTTTATTTATAAATAATATTATCATAGAATAGAATTCATCCGTTAGAAAAACATAAATAAGGGTGGATATATGAGTATCGTAGCATTTCTTTCATACGTAATTATTACATCAATTACGCCTGGACCAAGCAATCTTTTAATGATGAATGAAGCAAGGAAATTTGGCTTTTTAGGGGCGTGGAGATTTAACAGCGGAATTTTAATTGGATTTGCTGTTTTGGGAGTAGTAAGTGGAATATTTACAACAGGTCTATACAATTGGGTTCCTCTTTTAGAGCCCTATTTTAAAATAGCCGGTGCAGTGTATCTTCTCTATTTAGCATGGAAAGTTGGTTTGCATACAAGCGCTGAAAAGGATTCACATCATGTGCAAGGCTCTTTTTTATCAGGATGTATCTTTCAGGTGCTAAATATTAAAAGTATTTTATTCTTTTTAACAGTGATGAGTGTTTTTGTTTTGCCGTTTACTCATTCTCTCAAATCCATTATCTTTTATTTAGTTCAAGCAATTATATTAGGGTGGATAGCGTTACTTTTATGGGCAGGATTTGGTTCCATTTTTAAACATCTTTTTGCGCGGTATGACAAATCATTTCGATTGGTCATGTCTTTATTATTGATTTATTCGGCTGTTACTATTTTTGTTTAAAAGCTTATTTTTAGGAAAGTGGAGGATGTTCGTACGGTAGTATACGAACATCCTTTTTTGTGTATAAAGTTTCTTTTAACGTTGTGTAGCTAATTAATTAATCTTTCCTTTTAGTTTAGAATAAATAGTTGTAAAGGCTGCTGCCATGATAGGGGTATGGACTAAAATTAATATTACAATGATCAATTTGTATTTACCAGTTGAAGATTCGTTGGATAAATTAACAATAAAAAAGAAGAGAATGGCAGGGAACATAAAGATATTACATATAGGTACAATTGTTTTTTTTCAAGTTCTCACTCCTTCTATGTACCTCGATAGTTTTTAAAGGTTGCCTATAGAATAATTAATTTCTTATTTTTTGTTCATCTTTTGTGGAATTCGGTTAGCTGCATTCTTTTTTAAAAATAATAAACTTCTTTTTATAATTATTTTGATAAAACAAAAAGGAGGGTATGTACATAAACTATTCACTAAAATCTAAATTGACTGGCATACTTGGCAATATATTTATTTTCTTGGAGCTCTCATTCATATCTACTTCCTGAAATCTAAAATTACTCACCCAAACTTTTCCTCTACCCATAAGTTGAACACCCAACAAGATCGATGAACGCTCATCAGATACATCGGTAACAAATGAATAAGTACTCCAATTCGTTGTTTCCTTAATTTTGTCTTCATGTAAGCTATTAAACGTTATTACATCATCATATAAATCATTAACTTGGAGCCATACTTTACACCTTGATGCTTGCTCTGTTTTCAAACATAAAGACACTTTTATTCGCTTTCCTGTATAAAGTTTTGCGCTGTGCTTTTGGATAATTAGTCCGAATTCGTCTTTGTGAGCTTCTCGTTTCCCAAACAATAATCCAGCCGGTTTATTTAAAGAATCTATTTCTTCTTTCATCTTAAACGTCTATAAAGATTTATTCGTAGTAATAAAGCTCCAATCCTGAATTGCCTCTTTTTTATTCACTTTTTATCTCCTTTCAAGACCAAGTTTAAAGTAGTGTTGCATATGCTTTTCTTAATCTTATCTTAACGAATTTCTAACATAATTTTTTGATTAATCTTGCTAATGTCAAAAGATTATTTAGAATCGTCTTCGCATTAATAGCAATGAAGCCACCAAATTCCTGAACATTATCGGAATTTGATGGCTTAGAAGATATTCGGGTGCTTGTCTAAAAGTAAAAAACGAGTCTTCGCATTAAAAATGGTTTATTAGATCTCAATTCGTTGGCTCTTTTTAAGAACGAGTGCAAGAAGCACGATCAAGGTGAAAAAACCTATGGAGTATTGTAAAAATGACAGTGGGTTTGAGCCGACCATAACTGGATAAAAGTAGCCTGGAAAGTTTTCAATAATGTTTGAAAGGACTGTGTTATGACTGCTCTCCAATACATTTCCTAAAATGTTATGGAAGAATAGCAATGACGCTGTTAAAATTCCATAGACTGCACCACTTCGGAAACCAAATAGTAATAAGATATATCCGAACAAGAAAAACGTTAATACTAAAAGAAAGACGTTAGCAGAAAACCCTAGAATGAAAGAAGCTTTCAATTCTCCTGGAACTCCAAGTTGTTTGGTAATTAAAAGTAGGACAATACCAATGGCTGCATAAATTAAACTGACAACTAGTGCGATGACAACATTGGCTAATACATAGTTTTTTCGGTTTTGTTTTGAGTTGTTAATCAATGAGATGGTCTTTGATGAATAATCTCTGTTTACAAAATACAGGGGGTGTAAGACAGCGGTGAGCATTCCCAACATACAGTAAAAGTTTGAGACATGTTTAATGGTAAACTCTGTTTTTCCTGAAAGGATGAAGTAACTAATAAGAAGTGCTGGCCCTAAGGCAGCTATAACTCCTACGAATAAGTAGCCCTTCTTTAACAGTTCACTTAAGTTGTAACTAACGTAATTTTTAATATCAATTACCATGATATCCACCTCCAAGTTTACTCATATACACATTACGAAGGGTTTTCTTTTCCGTAGTAAAATCAATTACTTTTATATCTAATTGATTTAAAAATTGAAAAACGTCAGCGTTATCTGCCTCTGTTTCAATTTCAACTGTGTTTTCACTAGAATAAATCACTGTTCCGAATTCTTGATGATGGATGAATTTTGCTAATTCAATAGGGGTATTAAAAACTAATTTTAGTATGTGATGACGCTTATTATTAACTTGTTGTTCCTCGACGATATTTCCTTTTTCTAAAAATAAGACACGATTACAAACATTTTCGATATCTTCTAGCTTATGACTAGAGATCAAAATACCTACGTTTCGTTCTCTAGCCATTTTTTTTAATTGCTCCAATACTTCAAGAGATGTTTCAATGTCCATACCGTTTGTTGGCTCATCTAACACAACGTAATTAGGATTATTTAATAAACTAATTACAATCCCCAATTTCTGTTTCATCCCTAAGGAGTATTGCTTTACTTTTTTATTCAATACATCAAATAATTGCAACCCTTTTAGCAGCTGCTCATATTCACTCATTTCAAATTTATTTCCGTAAATCCTAGAGAAGTAGGATAAATGTGCTAATCCGGTCTTATTACTAAATAGTTTGGGTTCTTCAATCAAGTATCCAACACGATGATTGTCTTTAATAGATCCATCAAATTCCTGAATAGTTTGAGAGATTATTTTCATAAGCGTACTTTTTCCAGCACCGTTATTCCCAATTAAGCCCACAATTTCCCCTTGCTTAAAATTAAAAGATAGTTTATTTAAAGCTACAGTTCCTTTGTATTTCTTAGTAATTGAGTTAATTAACATGTTC includes:
- a CDS encoding ABC transporter permease; translation: MVIDIKNYVSYNLSELLKKGYLFVGVIAALGPALLISYFILSGKTEFTIKHVSNFYCMLGMLTAVLHPLYFVNRDYSSKTISLINNSKQNRKNYVLANVVIALVVSLIYAAIGIVLLLITKQLGVPGELKASFILGFSANVFLLVLTFFLFGYILLLFGFRSGAVYGILTASLLFFHNILGNVLESSHNTVLSNIIENFPGYFYPVMVGSNPLSFLQYSIGFFTLIVLLALVLKKSQRIEI
- a CDS encoding 8-oxo-dGTP diphosphatase, which produces MTKVDIYTMCLVQDGDHVLLINRPSERGFPGYIGPGGKVDFPESPAEAAIREVFEETGLKVQKLIYKGLDEYVDPSKDYRYMVFNYIATSFQGELLQNPPEGELHWVPIEEAKHLPMQDWFKKRFPLFFNEGTFEVHVEWSEEKQAPVKELIQQL
- a CDS encoding LysR family transcriptional regulator — its product is MEIRHLITFQTIVEIGSYTGAASKLGYTQSTITSHIQALEHEIGGELFSYVKRNLNLTHLGRELIPLSEDLLSTHEQIKNMKSIHEVKGVLTIAAPESLTISRLGPILKEYSLRYPHVKIVVKNGTCGQNQVDLISGRVDVALMVYPQLNLEKCIHYSLVEEEIVLVGSKDGPNDFDEYRKNNANYFFITNEEGCSYRTMFEKHLLKHDIESFQTMDLWSIEAIKQLVMSGLGFSALPYITVKDEVTSGKLKILRHSEQFESIYSHMLIKKKKWLSPAVEAFVELVLSAISKTVRIDN
- a CDS encoding ABC transporter ATP-binding protein; its protein translation is MLINSITKKYKGTVALNKLSFNFKQGEIVGLIGNNGAGKSTLMKIISQTIQEFDGSIKDNHRVGYLIEEPKLFSNKTGLAHLSYFSRIYGNKFEMSEYEQLLKGLQLFDVLNKKVKQYSLGMKQKLGIVISLLNNPNYVVLDEPTNGMDIETSLEVLEQLKKMARERNVGILISSHKLEDIENVCNRVLFLEKGNIVEEQQVNNKRHHILKLVFNTPIELAKFIHHQEFGTVIYSSENTVEIETEADNADVFQFLNQLDIKVIDFTTEKKTLRNVYMSKLGGGYHGN
- a CDS encoding oxalate decarboxylase family bicupin; translated protein: MKHDQHSSHDIPQPIRKDGAGATDFGPRDVMRDMENPDMFVPPETDEGLIPNLKFSFSDTHMHLNQGGWSREVTARELPISTTLAAVNMRLTPGGVRELHWHKQSEWAYMILGRARITSVDQDGRNFIEDVEAGDLWFFPAGIPHSIQGLEEGCEFLLIFDDGQFSEFDTFSITDWFAHTPKDVLAANFGVPESAFASLPKKERYIFQSTVPGAIDSQKVSDPYGTVPKSFTYRLLAQKPLVFSGGTVRIVDSKNFPISTTTAAALVEIKPGGIRELHWHPNNDEWQYYLTGTARMTVFAANGSARTFNYRAGDVGYVPFAMGHYVQNTGKESVWFLEVFKSDRFEDISLNQWMALTPKELVQEHLHASPELMRALRKEKWPVVKENDKLL
- a CDS encoding TSUP family transporter, which gives rise to MHLDPSMVLFLLFFGFLAAFIDSVVGGGGLITIPALLFTGMSPATTVATNKLAGSMGSLTSTIMFYRSGTIELKSVYKYFPLSFIGSMIGAWIVHLMNPEVLKPLMLVMLVAVAVYTIIKKDWGSISAPKQLSTFYVLLFTFLLFLIGFYDGFLGPGTGSFLIFAFLLVGFDFLKAAGNAKFLNFSSNIAGLLMFMYLGQVNYTYGLIMGVAQIVGSIVGSRFAIKRGSGYVRTLFIIVTVVLFAKNIYDYLY
- a CDS encoding MOSC domain-containing protein — its product is MIVKIKHLAIGTAKSFTCADGKEIKTGICKERVSTSFLAKEGFKGDGVADLKHHGGADRAVCVYPFEHYEQWQTEFSTTLAPTAFGENITVTNMLEKDIHIGDIFQIGDAIVQVTQPRIPCSTITKRTNVDGLLKRIVETGYTGYLCRVLQAGEISEDATIQLVQAHPAKISVAYCNDIYFHQPKNTEGMEKILAVGELAEKWRKPVADRLDKLRISIL
- a CDS encoding LysE family translocator, which produces MSIVAFLSYVIITSITPGPSNLLMMNEARKFGFLGAWRFNSGILIGFAVLGVVSGIFTTGLYNWVPLLEPYFKIAGAVYLLYLAWKVGLHTSAEKDSHHVQGSFLSGCIFQVLNIKSILFFLTVMSVFVLPFTHSLKSIIFYLVQAIILGWIALLLWAGFGSIFKHLFARYDKSFRLVMSLLLIYSAVTIFV